The genome window TATGTCAGACATCCTGATCGACCGGCCGGAACTCGCGAGCCTCGGGCAGTACGAGTTCGGCTGGGCGGACTCCGACGCGGCGGGAGCGTCCGCGCGTCGAGGGCTCGGCCCCGAGGTGGTGACCGACATCTCCCATCTCAAGAACGAGCCCGAGTGGATGCTGCAGCGCCGCCTCAAGGCCCTCCAGCTCTTCGAGCGCAAGCCGATGCCGACCTGGGGCGCCGATCTCTCCGAGATCGACTTCGACAACATCAAGTACTTCGTCCGCTCCACGGAGAAGCAGGCCCAGAGCTGGGAGGACCTGCCCGAGGATATCCGCAACACCTACGAGAAGCTCGGCATCCCCGAGGCCGAGCGCCAGCGCCTCGTCGCCGGTGTCGCCGCGCAGTACGAGTCCGAGGTCGTCTACCACCAGATCCGCGAGGACCTGGAGGAGCAGGGTGTCATCTTCCTCGACACCGACACCGCTCTGCGCGAGCACCCGGAGATCTTCCAGGAGTACTTCGGCACGGTCATCCCGGCCGGTGACAACAAGTTCGCCGCGCTCAACACGGCCGTCTGGTCCGGCGGCTCCTTCGTGTACGTGCCCAAGGGCGTCCACGTCGAGATCCCGCTGCAGGCGTACTTCCGGATCAACACGGAGAACATGGGCCAGTTCGAGCGCACGCTGATCATCGCCGACGAGGGCAGCTACGTGCATTACATCGAGGGCTGCACGGCCCCGATCTACAAGTCCGACTCGCTGCACTCCGCGGTCGTCGAGATCATCGTCAAGAAGAACGCCCGCGTGCGCTACACGACGATCCAGAACTGGTCGAACAACGTCTACAACCTCGTCACCAAGCGCGCCACGGCCGCCGAGGGCGCGACGATGGAGTGGATCGACGGCAACATCGGCTCCAAGGTGACGATGAAGTACCCGTCGATCTACCTGATGGGGGAGCACGCCAAGGGCGAGACCCTCTCGGTCGCCTTCGCGGGCCCCGGCCAGCACCAGGATGCCGGCGCGAAGATGATCCACATGGCGCCGTACACGCAGTCCTCGATCGTCTCCAAGTCGATCGCCCGCGGCGGAGGCCGTGCCGGCTACCGCGGCGAGGTCCGGGTGGACGCCAACGCGCACCACGCCGCCAACACCGTGCGCTGCGACGCCCTGCTGGTCGACACGATCTCCCGGTCCGACACGTACCCGGCGATCGACATCCGCGTCGACGACGTGCAGCTCGGCCACGAGGCCACGGTCTCCCGCGTGAGCGAGGAGCAGCTGTTCTACCTGATGTCCCGGGGGCTCCCGGAGGACGAGGCCATGGCGATGATCGTCCGCGGCTTCATCGAGCCGATCGCTCGCGAGCTCCCGATGGAATACGCACTCGAACTCAACAAGCTCATCGAGATGGGCATGGAAGGCTCTGTCGGCTGATATGACGACCCCCAGCACACCGACGCAGACCCAGGACTCGCCCGCGCCGGCTCCTACGCACATGCGCGCGCCCGTCCCGGTGCAGACCCGCTCCGAGCGGTTCACCTCCACCCAGGTCGCGGACTTCCCGGACGTGACCGGCCGCGAGGTCATGTGGAAGCACACCCCGGTCGCCCGCCTCGCCGAGCTCATCTCGGGCGAGCTGGACGGCTCGCCGTACGTCTTCGACCTCACCCCGGCTCCCGGCGTGACGGCCTCGTGGATCGCCCGCGACGACGCCCGCATCGGCGCCGCCGGCATCCCGGAGGACCGCGCCTCGGCGAACGCCTGGACGAACTTCGAGCAGGCGCTGCTCGTGTCCGTCTCCGGCGACGACGTCAAGGAGGCCACCCTCACGCGCGCTGCGCTCGGCGGTCCCGCCCGTGCGGCGCACACCGTCGTGGAGGTCGCCCCCGGCGCCCACGCCACGCTCATCCTGCAGAACAGCGGTCCGGCGCACCTGACCGAGAACGTCGAGTTCCTGCTCGGCGCGAACGCGAACCTCACCGTCGTCTCGGTGCAGGAGTGGGACGACGACGCGCTGCACGTCGCGGCGCACTTCGCCGAACTGGCCGAGGGCGCGCGCATCAAGCACGTCGCCGTCACGCTCGGCGGCGGCGTCGTCCGGCTCAACCCGTCGGCGCACCTGGCCGGCGCCCGGGCCGACGCCGAGCTGCTCGGCGCGTACTTCGCCGACGCCTCGCAGCACCTGGAGCAGCAGGTCTACGTCCACCACGACGGCCCGGAGACCCGCAGCCGCGTCACCTACAAGGGCGCGCTGCAGGGCGAGGGCGCGCGCACGGTGTGGATCGGCGACGTTCTGATCGGCCCGAAGGCCGTCGGAACCGACACCTACGAGCAGAACCGCAACCTGGTGCTCACCGACGGCGCCCGCGCCGACTCGGTGCCCAACCTCGAGATCGAGACGGGCGACATCGTCGGCGCCGGCCACGCCAGCGCCACCGGACGCTTCGACGACGAGCAGCTCTTCTACCTGCAGTCGCGCGGCATCCCGGAGGACGAGGCGCGCCGCCTGGTCGTCCGCGGCTTCCTGTTCGAGATCGTCCAGCAGATCGGCTCGCCCGCGCTCCAGGAGCGCCTGCAGTCCGCGATCGAGGCCGAGCTCGCGGTGTCCGTCACGGCGGCGAGCTGATGGCGGGCTCCCGCGTCGCCTCGGTGGCCGAGCTGGTCGAGAACCAGGCCACCCGCGTGGTCGTGGACGGCGTCCCGATCGCGATCGTCAAGGACTCCGCCGGCGACATCCACGCTATCGGCGACACCTGCACGCACGGCGAGATCTCCCTCGCCGAGGGCTTCATCGAGGGCGAGACGCTGGAGTGCTGGGCGCACGGCTCCCAGTTCTCGCTCCTCACGGGCAAGCCGCTCAACCTGCCGGCCTACGAGCCGGTCCCCGTCTTCCAGGTCGAGGTCATCGACGGAGACGTCTACATCGACCCGACCGTCACGAAAGAGATTCACTAAGAACATGTCAGTCCTCGAGATCCGCGACCTGCACGTCACCGTCGAGACGGACCAGGGCACCAAGCCCATCCTCAACGGTGTCGACCTGACCATCCGCGAGGGTGAGATCCACGCCATCATGGGCCCCAACGGCTCGGGCAAGTCCACCCTCGCGTACACGATCGCCGGCCACCCGAAGTACACGGTCACCGGCGGCACCATCACGCTCGACGGCGAGGACGTCCTCGCGATGACCGTCGACGAGCGCGCCCGCGCCGGCCTCTTCCTCGCGATGCAGTACCCGGTCGAGATCCCCGGCGTGACCAACACCAACTTCCTCCGCACCGCCAAGACCGCGATCGACGGCCAGGCGCCCGCCATCCGCACCTGGGTGAAGGACGTCCGCGAGACGATGGGCCAGCTCCGGATGGACTCCTCGTTCGCCGAGCGCAACGTCAACGAGGGCTTCTCGGGCGGCGAGAAGAAGCGCAACGAGATCCTGCAGCTCGAGCTGCTCAAGCCGAAGTTCGCGGTTCTGGACGAGACCGACTCCGGCCTCGACGTCGACGCGCTCAAGGTCGTCTCGGAGGGCGTCAACCGGGCCAAGGCCAACACCGGCCTCGGCATCCTGCTGATCACCCACTACACGCGCATCCTCCGCTACATCAAGCCGGACTTCGTGCACGTCTTCGTCGCCGGCCGCGTGGCCGAGGAGGGCGGCCCCGAGCTCGCCGACCGCCTGGAGGAGGAGGGCTACGACCGCTTCGTCGACGCCCCCGAGTCCGCGTCCGCCGCCGCGGCCGAACTGGCCGAGGCCTGAGGACCGCAGGGTAGAATCCGATCATGCCCGCCACGCTGAGCCCGGCGCTCTTCGACCAGGTCGAAGAGGCGCTGAAGAACGTCATGGACCCGGAGCTCGGGATCAATGTCGTCGACCTGGGCCTCATCTACGACCTGGCCTGGGACGAGGAGAACAACGCCCTCATCATCTCGATGACGCTCACGAGCGCCGGCTGCCCGCTCACCGACGTGCTCGAGGAGCAGACCGCCGAGAGCCTCGACGGCATCGTGGAGGCGTTCCGCATCAACTGGGTGTGGATGCCGCCGTGGGGCCCCGAGCGGATCACCGACGACGGCCGCGACATGATGCGAGCCCTCGGCTTCGCCATCTGACTTCCCGCACACCCCCAACCCCCCGCCATCCGTTCCGGAGAAACGTACGCGTCGCCTCGGCGTGTCGCGTGCAGAACTCCGGAACGGATGGCTTCTGAACGTAAGGACCACCACTGTGCTTGCCGTGCACGATCTTGAACTGCGTGTGGGAGCGCGCCTGCTGATGGAGGACGTCAGCTTCCGCGTGGCCGACGGCGACAAGATCGGGCTGGTCGGCCGCAACGGCGCCGGCAAGACCACCCTGACCAAGGTGCTCGCCGGCGACCTCCTGCCGACCGCGGGCAAGGTCGACCGCTCCGGCGAGCTCGGCTACCTCCCGCAGGACCCGCGCTCCGGCAACCTCGAAGACCTCGCGCGCACGCGCATCCTCGACGCCCGGGGCCTCGGCTCGATCGTCCTCGGCATGCAGCAGGCCACGCACGACATGGCGAGCGACGACGCCGAGGTCTCCGCGGCGGCCATGAAGAAGTACGGCCGGCTGGAGGAGCAGTTCCACATGCACGGCGGGTACGCCGCCGAGGCGGAGGCGGCGTCCATCGCGTCCAACCTCAACCTGCCGGACCGCATCCTCGACCAGCCGCTGAAGACCCTCTCGGGCGGTCAGCGCCGCCGGATCGAGCTGGCGCGCATCCTGTTCTCCGACGCGCGCACGATGATCCTCGACGAGCCGACGAACCACCTCGACGCCGACTCGATCGTCTGGCTGCGGGACTTCCTCAAGAACTACTCCGGCGGCTTCATCGTGATCTCGCACGATGTGGAGCTGGTCGGCGAGACCGTCAACCGCGTCTTCTACCTGGACGCCAACCGCCAGGTCATCGACATCTACAACATGGGCTGGAAGAACTACCAGCGCCAGCGCGCCGCGGACGAGGAGCGCCGCAAGAAGGAGCGCGCCAACGCCGAGAAGAAGGCCAGCGCCCTCCAGCTGCAGGCCGCCAAGTTCGGCGCGAAGGCCACCAAGGCCGCGGCCGCGCACCAGATGGTCGCCCGCGCGGAGAAGCTGCTCGCCGGGCTGGACGAGGTGCGCCAGGTGGACCGGGTGGCCAAGCTGCGCTTCCCGACCCCGGCGGCGTGCGGCAGGACGCCGCTGGCGGCCTCCGACCTGTCCAAGAGCTACGGTTCGCTGGAGATCTTCACCGCCGTCGACCTCGCGATCGACCGCGGGTCCAAGGTCGTCGTCCTCGGCCTGAACGGCGCCGGCAAGACCACGCTGCTGCGGATGCTCGCGGGCGTGGACAAGCCCGACACCGGCATGGTGGAGCCGGGCCACGGCCTCCGGATCGGCTACTACGCCCAGGAGCACGAGACCATCGACGTCGAGCGCTCCGTGCTGCAGAACATGGTGTCGTCGTCACCGAACCTGACCGAGACCGAGGCGCGCAAGGTGCTCGGCTCGTTCCTGTTCACCGGCGACGACGCGCACAAGCCGGCCGGAGTGCTCTCCGGCGGTGAGAAGACCCGGCTCGCGCTGGCGATGATCGTCGTCTCCGGCGCGAACGTCCTGCTGCTGGACGAGCCGACCAACAACCTCGACCCGGCCAGCCGCGAGGAGATCCTCGACGCACTCGCGCACTACGAGGGCGCCGTCGTGCTGGTCAGCCACGACGAGGGCGCCGTGGAGGCGCTCAACCCCGAGCGCGTCCTCATCCTCCCCGACGGCGTCGAGGACCACTGGAACCGCGACTACCTCGACCTGATCTCGCTGGCCTAGCCGCGACATTCGGCACGAATCGCGGCTCTGACGCGCTCAGAGTCGC of Leifsonia shinshuensis contains these proteins:
- the sufB gene encoding Fe-S cluster assembly protein SufB, with translation MSDILIDRPELASLGQYEFGWADSDAAGASARRGLGPEVVTDISHLKNEPEWMLQRRLKALQLFERKPMPTWGADLSEIDFDNIKYFVRSTEKQAQSWEDLPEDIRNTYEKLGIPEAERQRLVAGVAAQYESEVVYHQIREDLEEQGVIFLDTDTALREHPEIFQEYFGTVIPAGDNKFAALNTAVWSGGSFVYVPKGVHVEIPLQAYFRINTENMGQFERTLIIADEGSYVHYIEGCTAPIYKSDSLHSAVVEIIVKKNARVRYTTIQNWSNNVYNLVTKRATAAEGATMEWIDGNIGSKVTMKYPSIYLMGEHAKGETLSVAFAGPGQHQDAGAKMIHMAPYTQSSIVSKSIARGGGRAGYRGEVRVDANAHHAANTVRCDALLVDTISRSDTYPAIDIRVDDVQLGHEATVSRVSEEQLFYLMSRGLPEDEAMAMIVRGFIEPIARELPMEYALELNKLIEMGMEGSVG
- the sufD gene encoding Fe-S cluster assembly protein SufD, with amino-acid sequence MTTPSTPTQTQDSPAPAPTHMRAPVPVQTRSERFTSTQVADFPDVTGREVMWKHTPVARLAELISGELDGSPYVFDLTPAPGVTASWIARDDARIGAAGIPEDRASANAWTNFEQALLVSVSGDDVKEATLTRAALGGPARAAHTVVEVAPGAHATLILQNSGPAHLTENVEFLLGANANLTVVSVQEWDDDALHVAAHFAELAEGARIKHVAVTLGGGVVRLNPSAHLAGARADAELLGAYFADASQHLEQQVYVHHDGPETRSRVTYKGALQGEGARTVWIGDVLIGPKAVGTDTYEQNRNLVLTDGARADSVPNLEIETGDIVGAGHASATGRFDDEQLFYLQSRGIPEDEARRLVVRGFLFEIVQQIGSPALQERLQSAIEAELAVSVTAAS
- a CDS encoding non-heme iron oxygenase ferredoxin subunit, coding for MAGSRVASVAELVENQATRVVVDGVPIAIVKDSAGDIHAIGDTCTHGEISLAEGFIEGETLECWAHGSQFSLLTGKPLNLPAYEPVPVFQVEVIDGDVYIDPTVTKEIH
- the sufC gene encoding Fe-S cluster assembly ATPase SufC, producing the protein MSVLEIRDLHVTVETDQGTKPILNGVDLTIREGEIHAIMGPNGSGKSTLAYTIAGHPKYTVTGGTITLDGEDVLAMTVDERARAGLFLAMQYPVEIPGVTNTNFLRTAKTAIDGQAPAIRTWVKDVRETMGQLRMDSSFAERNVNEGFSGGEKKRNEILQLELLKPKFAVLDETDSGLDVDALKVVSEGVNRAKANTGLGILLITHYTRILRYIKPDFVHVFVAGRVAEEGGPELADRLEEEGYDRFVDAPESASAAAAELAEA
- a CDS encoding metal-sulfur cluster assembly factor; the encoded protein is MPATLSPALFDQVEEALKNVMDPELGINVVDLGLIYDLAWDEENNALIISMTLTSAGCPLTDVLEEQTAESLDGIVEAFRINWVWMPPWGPERITDDGRDMMRALGFAI
- a CDS encoding ATP-binding cassette domain-containing protein, with translation MLAVHDLELRVGARLLMEDVSFRVADGDKIGLVGRNGAGKTTLTKVLAGDLLPTAGKVDRSGELGYLPQDPRSGNLEDLARTRILDARGLGSIVLGMQQATHDMASDDAEVSAAAMKKYGRLEEQFHMHGGYAAEAEAASIASNLNLPDRILDQPLKTLSGGQRRRIELARILFSDARTMILDEPTNHLDADSIVWLRDFLKNYSGGFIVISHDVELVGETVNRVFYLDANRQVIDIYNMGWKNYQRQRAADEERRKKERANAEKKASALQLQAAKFGAKATKAAAAHQMVARAEKLLAGLDEVRQVDRVAKLRFPTPAACGRTPLAASDLSKSYGSLEIFTAVDLAIDRGSKVVVLGLNGAGKTTLLRMLAGVDKPDTGMVEPGHGLRIGYYAQEHETIDVERSVLQNMVSSSPNLTETEARKVLGSFLFTGDDAHKPAGVLSGGEKTRLALAMIVVSGANVLLLDEPTNNLDPASREEILDALAHYEGAVVLVSHDEGAVEALNPERVLILPDGVEDHWNRDYLDLISLA